The Buchnera aphidicola (Muscaphis stroyani) DNA window ATGTTGAGTAGATTCTGGATGAAAAATAATAGAAGTTGCTCCAGATTTAGCAAATTTAGAAACTAAGTTATCTACTGGATTTGTCATTAAATGCACATCAATTGGAACAGTAATGTTATAATTTCTTAATGACTCTAAAATCATTGGTCCTATTGTTAAATTTGGAACATAATGATTGTCCATAACATCAAAATGTATTAAATCACCACCTGCATCTATAACTTTTTTTGTATCTTCTCCTAAACGAGAAAAATCAGCGGATAAAATTGATGGAGCTAAAAAAAAATTTTTCATTACGAATATCCTCTATCAAAAAATTGATAAAAAATTAAAATGAACTGAATATTAAAAATAAATATGAGAAAATGTTAAAACACATATCTAACATTTAAAAAATTAATAAACTTATTTAATAAGTTTTTATTGATATGTTATTTGCTATGTATTTATTCTAACAATTGTGTTAGTGATTTCGCACGATAACTCTGTTTATAAAAAATAAAGTTATAGTTTTATAAAACAAATTAAATTCTTAAAAAATTTAAAAATAAAATTTATATAATCACTACTGAGAGTCTTTAATTGCAGTTAAAATAGTGTTTTTATCTATACTTTTATATATTCCTGCTTTTCCAATAGAAATAGGAAGTACCAGTCTTATTTCTCCTGAAACAACTTTTTTATCTCTCATCATATATGGTAAATAAGAAGCTGCTGACATATTTTTAGGCCCTTTAGTTGGCAAGCCAGTTCTTTTTAATAAATTCAATATTCTTTTATAATCTATTGAACTTAAATATCCCATTAATTCTGAAGTACGTGATGCCATTACCATTCCTACAGATATTGCTTCACCATGTAACCAACTACCATAACCTGAATGCGCTTCAATTGCATGACCATATGTGTGACCAAAATTTAATAATGCACGCAAATTATTTTCTCTTTCATCAAGAGAAATTAACTTTGATTTTAATTCACAACATTTTTTAATACAATAAGACATTGAATCACGATTCAAAGAAAGAATATCATCCATTTTTTCCTCTAACCAATAAAAAAAATTAGCATCAAAAATGATAGCATATTTGATTACTTCGGCTACGCCCGATACGAGTTCGCTATAAGGAAGAGTACGTAAACAATTAATATCAATGATAACAGAAGATGGTTGCCAAAAGGAACCAATCATATTTTTACCAAGTAAATGATTTACACCAGTTTTACCACCAATGGAAGCATCAACTTGAGATAATAGAGTTGTTGGAATTTGAATGAACTTTACGCCTCTCTGATAAACGGAAGCTGAAAAACCAGTTAAATCACCTATTACTCCTCCGCCTAAAGCAATTAGAGTCGTATCTCTAGAATGTTTTTTTTCTAATAAATCAGAAACAATTAATTCCATTTCATTTAATGTTTTGTACTGTTCTCCATCTGAAAGAATAACTTGATCAACTTTTATTCCAGATTGTCTTAAATGAAATAATACCTTGTCTTTCAAAAGATTAGCTATTGTTCTATTAGTCACTAACATAGCTTGATCTCCTGATTGTAAAGGATGAAATATATTATCTTTTTCGATAATCCCGCATCCTATACTAATAGAATAACTTCTCGTTCCTAGTGCAACTTTTATCTGCTCCACAATCTTAATACTCCATTTAAAATTTTATATTTTTAACTATTTTTATATTTTTTCTAGCAAACGAATGATATTATATGCTACAGATTTAACACTTTGATTATCAGTTTTAATAGTAATATCTGCTATTTCTTTATATAAAGGATTACGTTCGCGTGCTAATTTTTCTAAAATAATTTGATTTGAAACAGATTCTTTATTTAATAATGGTCTTTTTTTATCTCTTTTAGTACGAGATAATTGCTTTTCAATTGTTGTTTCTAAATACACCACAACTCCTCTAGAAGATAAAGAATTACGAGTATCTCTGAATTTTACTGAACCTCCACCTGTAGCAAGAATA harbors:
- the aroB gene encoding 3-dehydroquinate synthase; translation: MKIVEQIKVALGTRSYSISIGCGIIEKDNIFHPLQSGDQAMLVTNRTIANLLKDKVLFHLRQSGIKVDQVILSDGEQYKTLNEMELIVSDLLEKKHSRDTTLIALGGGVIGDLTGFSASVYQRGVKFIQIPTTLLSQVDASIGGKTGVNHLLGKNMIGSFWQPSSVIIDINCLRTLPYSELVSGVAEVIKYAIIFDANFFYWLEEKMDDILSLNRDSMSYCIKKCCELKSKLISLDERENNLRALLNFGHTYGHAIEAHSGYGSWLHGEAISVGMVMASRTSELMGYLSSIDYKRILNLLKRTGLPTKGPKNMSAASYLPYMMRDKKVVSGEIRLVLPISIGKAGIYKSIDKNTILTAIKDSQ
- the aroK gene encoding shikimate kinase AroK, with translation MAEKRNIFLVGPMGAGKSTIGRQLAQQLNIEFYDSDQEIEKRTGADISWVFDIEGESGFREREKKIINELTRKNGIILATGGGSVKFRDTRNSLSSRGVVVYLETTIEKQLSRTKRDKKRPLLNKESVSNQIILEKLARERNPLYKEIADITIKTDNQSVKSVAYNIIRLLEKI